One stretch of Acanthochromis polyacanthus isolate Apoly-LR-REF ecotype Palm Island chromosome 16, KAUST_Apoly_ChrSc, whole genome shotgun sequence DNA includes these proteins:
- the LOC127530322 gene encoding uncharacterized protein LOC127530322 isoform X2 yields the protein MEAARARLEAYDREIQMFDVQSVKSEQVSLNTASQPPAPHPPNTVMLSAPTGVAQLAQAVQDSIAMNRLPMPEPTVFSGEPIQFIEWKASFMSLVDQRGISAADKLYYLKKYVSGPARKCLEGTFFRNDEAAYQDVWKKLNQRYGQAFVIQRAFREKLSSWPKIQSKDAEGLRSFADFSHACLLAMPHVKGLEILNDCEENQKLTQKLPDWAAARWNRQVTKALMEGKDFPSFQDFAEFLMQEAEVACNPVTSIHALRSSEVRSDKGNLKDFKRNKASVFNTNVVHSDQHTSTRGHMGSLCMLCQNTHQLHKCPALMKRSLESRRTYVKE from the coding sequence ATGGAAGCAGCTCGAGCCAGATTGGAAGCCTATGACagagaaatacaaatgtttGATGTCCAATCAGTAAAGAGTGAGCAGGTGAGCCTAAATACTGCATCTCAGCCTCCTGCACCACACCCACCTAACACAGTCATGTTGTCTGCGCCCACTGGTGTCGCTCAGCTAGCTCAAGCCGTGCAAGACAGTATTGCAATGAATAGACTTCCTATGCCAGAGCCAACAGTGTTCAGTGGTGAACCAATTCAATTCATTGAATGGAAAGCTTCCTTCATGTCACTGGTAGACCAAAGGGGCATTTCTGCTGCAGATAAACTGTATTATTTAAAGAAGTATGTCAGTGGTCCAGCTCGTAAATGCCTTGAAGGCACCTTTTTCAGAAATGATGAAGCCGCCTACCAAGACGTTTGGAAAAAACTCAATCAACGATACGGTCAAGCATTTGTTATTCAAAGAGCCTTTAGAGAAAAGCTATCAAGCTGGCCAAAAATACAGTCTAAGGATGCTGAAGGACTAAGAAGCTTTGCAGACTTCTCACATGCTTGCCTGCTAGCGATGCCTCATGTAAAGGGACTGGAAATATTAAATGATTGTgaagaaaatcaaaaactgacaCAGAAGTTGCCTGACTGGGCAGCCGCCAGATGGAACCGCCAGGTAACAAAGGCCCTGATGGAAGGAAAAGATTTTCCTAGCTTTCAggattttgctgaatttctgatgCAGGAAGCAGAAGTGGCATGCAATCCAGTCACCTCCATCCATGCACTTCGTTCTTCTGAAGTACGCAGTGACAAAGGGAACTTAAAGGACTTTAAAAGGAATAAAGCAAGTGTTTTCAATACAAATGTTGTACACAGCGACCAGCACACATCAACCAGAGGACACATGGGATCTCTGTGCATGTTGTGTCAAAATACACATCAGCTTCACAAGTGCCCAGCCCTCATGAAAAGATCGCTGGAAAGTAGAAGGACATATGTTAAAGAATAA
- the LOC127530320 gene encoding uncharacterized protein LOC127530320, whose translation MEASETAPLDSRDSDQATDACQASEEEKLRRSGRTRIPTERMLAFQKEEAQKREKRLIHLYEQWKTQARKAREQLKSDIPESQIAALIDTLEKGRDDVTSLYTDIRSHLAPSGETRRRVDACDAVTKDIVKIAYERIAGIEDYDSEAVKLRLCELLKRDYARSVYGSTVSPSSHHSGSSPSLYSVNSFVAAKRADAAAELAAKEAEYEMLLEEVKQKEKIQLLEEQQKKDLEAQKRELERLKAEKDIRAARARLGVYNQEVMQEDSVHSSVHDTTEQQHVIPQHPVSSAPIQHPPNVPNAASPPHTDVSYLAQAVQDSIAMNRLPMPEPSVFTGDPIQFIEWRASFTSLIDRKNISSADKLHYLRRYVGGPARKTLDGIFYRTDDAAYKDAWNRLNHRYGQPFIIQRAFREKLANWPKIQSKDAEGFRTFADFLHACQGAMPHVKSLEILNDCEENQRLVQKLPDWAASRWNREVTYIMKERQEFPSFQDFVTFMLMEAEVACNPITSFHALRSSESPTDKRFLKERKTKSSIVHTQTVSETDNLVQPRTVFKAPCMLCQDSKHRLHSCPEFKEKSLNKRRTYVKEKKLCYGCLKPGHSAKECRHRHSCDTCKGRHPTCLHDNSLSKVKPVLISNQSITNEKAATTLSLSVETKEPSSNTSMIVPVWVSSASNPGIEKLVYALLDTQRDTVFIDQEVSHSLQAKAHPVRLKLTTMIGKDELMDSEKVSGLRVRGYNSATLIDLPHVYTKDCIPVNRTHIPTCETARQWNHLITIADEIPPQLECDVGLLIGYNCSRALAPRQVILGGENEPYAVRTDLGWSVVGCSSPHLDSSCSTNVCHRIAVRELPPVTPSDAIKVLESDFQDASKDGRKTVSQDDILFLEILKDSIQKNTSGHYEMPLPFKERPHLPDNKQLAVVRLNHLKRKLLKNETYKEHYMKFMSEVIGKGDAEEVHHEGKEGERWYIIPHHGVYHSKKPDKLRVVFDCSAKHRGVSLNNHLLSGPDMINNLAGVLIRFRLHDIALMCDIEKMFHQFHVSETDRDYLRFLWWKDGELCAEPQEFRMRVHLFGATSSPGCANYGLKHLAKENQKQFPLAAEFVLRDFYVDDGVTSVPSVDVAIQLAKEAQELCKMGGLRLHKFVSNSRSVLQSINPSERAIEVKALDLAFNDSTLERALGIQWHIESDTFRFQISLKDQPATRRGVLSMVASIYDPLGFVAPFLLNGKRVLQEMCRHGTGWDDPLLGDLRSAWERWKSDLVNLEKIIIPRCYVPPDFGHIVKRELHHFSDASTYGYGQCSYFRNVNEDGMVHCALVMAKSRVAPIKVITVPRLELTAAVVSVMTSNILKEELGLIDADEYFWTDSKVVLGYLSNEARRFHTFVSNRVQKIHLSTNPQQWRYVPTDKNPADLASRGSSASELLTSTWFKGPQFLWEKDLPPAADVITEIPVGDPEVKKVQTLHVQTTEKVNLTDRLSKFSSWYKATQAVARLLRCVKRDKSTGHSTVQEQEDAQRIIIKDLQRLVYADEIKLLSNGTQLPPQSKLHRLDVFLDQDRILKVGGRLKNASLPTSQKHPVIIPKDHHVTRMIIAHYHEQVRHQGKGLTINEVRSNGFWILGISRTVAAYIRQCVTCRKLRRSTEEQRMADLPLERVDPSPPFTYCGIDCFGPFHTKEGRKMHKRYGLLLTCLCCRAVHIEMLTDMSTDAFINGLRSFIAIRGTVRQIRCDQGSNFVGAKNELSHALKQVDDKRLAVFLAKNQCHFIMNAPHSSHTGGVWERQIRTVRNVLRATLSLSAGRLDDASLRTFFYEAMAIVNNRPLTVDNLSDPDSPAPLTPNHLLTMKSVTALPPPGRFIREDMYARKRWRHVQYLTEQFWSRWKREYLSQIATRQRWHTPRRNLKVGDIVVEKADDLPRNEWRLAKVVETVTDTDGLVRRVKIRLGDQKIGKEGQRSERPSIVERPVQKLIVLLETV comes from the coding sequence ATGGAAGCATCTGAAACAGCACCTTTGGATAGCAGAGACTCAGACCAAGCAACGGATGCCTGTCAGGCCAGCGAAGAGGAGAAACTTCGCCGCTCTGGTCGCACACGGATTCCAACGGAGAGGATGCTTGCATTTCAGAAGGAGGAGGCtcaaaaaagggagaaaaggCTTATTCATCTTTATGAGCAATGGAAGACCCAGGCACGCAAGGCTAGAGAGCAACTGAAGTCGGACATTCCCGAGAGCCAAATTGCTGCTCTTATTGACACTCTTGAGAAAGGTAGGGATGATGTTACTAGTCTCTATACAGACATTAGAAGCCATCTGGCTCCATCTGGTGAGACGAGACGGCGTGTTGATGCCTGTGATGCAGTGACAAAGGACATTGTTAAAATTGCTTATGAAAGAATAGCAGGCATAGAAGATTATGATAGTGAAGCAGTAAAACTACGTCTTTGTGAACTGCTTAAAAGAGATTATGCTCGCTCTGTTTATGGATCTACAGTCTCACCTTCAAGCCATCACTCTGGTAGCAGTCCCAGCTTATACTCTGTGAACTCCTTTGTAGCAGCTAAAAGGgcagatgcagcagcagaattAGCAGCAAAAGAAGCAGAATATGAAATGTTACTGGAGGAAgtgaagcaaaaagaaaagattcaACTTCTtgaagagcagcagaaaaaagATCTCGAAGCTCAGAAACGTGAACTAGAAAGACTAAAGGCAGAAAAGGACATCAGAGCTGCACGAGCAAGACTGGGAGTCTACAATCAAGAAGTAATGCAGGAAGATAGTGTTCACTCTTCTGTACATGACACTacagagcagcagcatgtgATTCCACAGCATCCTGTGTCTTCAGCTCCCATCCAGCATCCTCCTAATGTTCCAAATGCAGCATCTCCTCCACATACAGATGTCTCCTATCTTGCTCAAGCAGTTCAAGATAGTATAGCCATGAACAGGCTCCCAATGCCAGAACCATCTGTATTCACCGGTGATCCTATCCAGTTTATTGAGTGGAGGGCTTCATTCACATCTCTCATAGACAGAAAGAACATCTCGTCAGCAGACAAACTGCATTATTTGAGAAGGTATGTAGGAGGTCCAGCACGAAAGACACTTGATGGCATCTTCTACAGAACTGATGACGCAGCCTATAAGGATGCATGGAACCGTCTTAACCACAGGTATGGTCAGCCCTTTATCATACAGAGAGCATTCAGAGAAAAATTAGCAAACTGGCCAAAAATCCAGAGTAAGGATGCAGAGGGATTCAGaacatttgcagattttctaCATGCATGTCAGGGAGCCATGCCACATGTTAAGAGCCTTGAGATTTTGAACGACTGTGAGGAAAATCAAAGACTGGTTCAAAAATTACCTGACTGGGCTGCATCACGGTGGAACCGTGAAGTTACTTATATTATGAAGGAAAGACAGGAATTTCCAAGCTTTCAGGATTTTGTTACCTTCATGTTAATGGAAGCAGAAGTCGCTTGTAATCCCATAACCTCCTTTCATGCCCTTCGCTCGTCAGAGTCACCTACAGACAAACGTTTCCTCAAAGAAAGGAAGACTAAATCTTCTATTGTCCATACACAGACAGTTTCAGAGACTGACAACCTAGTACAGCCTAGGACAGTTTTTAAGGCACCGTGCATGCTGTGTCAAGACAGTAAGCATCGCCTGCACAGTTGTCCTGAGTTCAAAGAAAAGTCCCTAAACAAACGACGAACATATGTGAAGGAAAAGAAACTGTGCTATGGTTGCTTGAAGCCAGGGCATAGTGCAAAGGAATGTCGTCACAGACACTCATGTGACACATGCAAGGGAAGACATCCGACCTGTCTCCATGACAACAGCCTGTCTAAAGTCAAACCAGTGTTGATCTCAAATCAGAGCATCACAAATGAAAAAGCAGCAACTACATTGTCCCTCAGTGTGGAGACTAAGGAGCCATCTTCAAACACCTCCATGATTGTGCCAGTATGGGTTTCCTCTGCCAGCAATCCAGGTATTGAAAAGCTTGTTTATGCTCTACTTGACACTCAGAGAGATACGGTCTTTATTGACCAAGAAGTTAGCCATAGCCTACAAGCCAAGGCACATCCTGTACGGCTGAAGCTAACTACAATGATCGGAAAGGATGAATTAATGGACAGTGAAAAGGTCTCAGGTCTTAGGGTGCGTGGCTACAACTCTGCAACCCTCATTGATCTTCCCCATGTCTACACTAAAGATTGCATCCCAGTGAATCGAACACACATTCCTACCTGTGAAACAGCAAGGCAGTGGAATCATCTCATCACCATTGCAGATGAAATCCCACCACAGCTGGAGTGTGATGTTGGTCTCCTAATAGGATACAACTGCTCAAGGGCACTGGCTCCACGGCAAGTGATTTTGGGAGGAGAAAATGAGCCTTATGCAGTTCGCACAGATTTAGGTTGGAGTGTTGTAGGTTGTTCATCCCCTCATCTTGACTCATCATGCTCCACCAATGTTTGCCACAGAATAGCTGTCAGAGAGCTTCCTCCAGTGACTCCATCCGACGCTATAAAGGTTCTTGAGTCTGACTTTCAGGACGCCAGTAAGGATGGAAGGAAGACTGTGTCTCAGGATGACATCCTCTTCCTGGAGATACTAAAGGACAGTATTCAGAAGAACACTTCTGGACATTATGAGATGCCACTCCCATTTAAAGAGAGACCTCATCTCCCTGATAACAAGCAACTGGCCGTTGTTCGGCTTAATCATCTTAAGAGAAAGCTGCTGAAGAATGAAACCTACAAGGAGCATTACATGAAGTTCATGAGTGAGGTGATTGGAAAAGGTGATGCAGAAGAAGTTCATCATGAAGGGAAAGAAGGAGAAAGGTGGTATATTATTCCCCATCACGGGGTTTATCACTCAAAAAAGCCAGACAAACTCCgtgttgtttttgattgttctgCCAAGCACAGGGGAGTCAGTCTGAATAACCATCTATTGTCAGGCCCAGATATGATAAATAACTTAGCTGGTGTTCTCATCAGATTCAGGCTGCACGATATTGCGTTGATGTGTGACATCGAAAAGATGTTTCATCAGTTCCATGTGAGTGAAACTGACAGAGACTATTTACGTTTCCTCTGGTGGAAAGACGGAGAACTTTGTGCAGAGCCGCAGGAATTCCGCATGAGGGTTCATCTCTTTGGTGCCACATCATCACCTGGTTGCGCCAACTACGGTTTAAAGCATCTCGCCAAGGAGAATCAGAAACAGTTTCCACTGGCTGCAGAGTTTGTTCTGAGAGATTTTTATGTTGATGATGGTGTCACAAGTGTGCCAAGTGTGGATGTTGCTATTCAGCTTGCAAAAGAAGCTCAGGAACTCTGCAAAATGGGAGGACTGAGATTACATAAGTTCGTGTCCAACAGCAGGTCAGTTCTTCAGAGTATAAACCCATCTGAACGTGCCATCGAAGTAAAGGCTCTCGATCTTGCCTTTAATGATTCCACGCTGGAAAGAGCTTTAGGGATCCAGTGGCACATTGAGTCTGACACCTTCAGatttcaaatcagcctgaaagaTCAGCCAGCAACACGTCGAGGTGTATTGTCCATGGTGGCCTCCATTTATGACCCGCTAGGGTTTGTTGCTCCCTTCCTGCTCAATGGGAAAAGGGTGCTACAGGAAATGTGCAGGCATGGCACTGGGTGGGATGACCCTCTCCTCGGTGATCTACGGTCAGCGTGGGAACGCTGGAAGAGTGATCTTGTGAACTTGGAGAAAATCATCATACCTCGCTGTTATGTACCACCTGACTTTGGACACATTGTGAAAAGAGAGCTCCATCACTTCTCTGATGCAAGCACATATGGTTATGGCCAGTGTTCATATTTCAGAAATGTAAATGAAGATGGCATGGTTCACTGCGCCCTGGTCATGGCAAAGTCCCGAGTAGCTCCTATCAAGGTCATTACAGTTCCCAGGCTCGAGTTAACAGCCGCTGTCGTCTCAGTCATGACAAGCAACATCCTGAAAGAGGAACTTGGTCTCATTGACGCTGATGAATACTTTTGGACAGACTCCAAGGTGGTCTTGGGTTATTTAAGCAATGAGGCACGTCGCTTCCACACATTCGTGTCAAATAGGGTACAGAAGATCCATCTCAGCACAAATCCTCAGCAGTGGAGATATGTCCCAACTGACAAAAACCCAGCAGATCTGGCCTCTCGGGGTTCAAGTGCAAGCGAGCTTCTCACGTCCACTTGGTTTAAAGGACCTCAGTTCTTGTGGGAGAAGGATTTGCCTCCAGCTGCAGATGTTATCACAGAAATACCAGTTGGAGATCCTGAAGTTAAAAAGGTTCAGACCCTACATGTGCAGACCACAGAGAAAGTAAATCTCACAGACCGTTTGTCAAAGTTTTCTTCATGGTACAAGGCCACTCAAGCGGTCGCTCGTCTCCTCCGCTGTGTCAAGAGAGACAAGTCAACTGGTCACAGCACAGTTCAGGAGCAAGAAGATGCACAGCGCATTATCATAAAGGACTTACAAAGACTAGTGTATGCAGATGAGATCAAGTTACTCAGCAATGGCACTCAACTTCCACCTCAGAGTAAACTGCATCGCTTGGATGTCTTTCTTGATCAGGACAGAATCCTCAAGGTGGGAGGAAGACTGAAAAATGCATCTCTTCCCACATCACAGAAACATCCAGTGATAATTCCAAAGGATCATCATGTCACTCGGATGATAATAGCTCATTATCACGAACAGGTCAGACATCAAGGAAAGGGTCTGACTATTAATGAAGTCAGATCAAATGGATTCTGGATCCTGGGAATCAGCAGAACTGTTGCTGCTTATATACGCCAGTGTGTCACATGTCGAAAACTCAGAAGATCTACAGAGGAGCAGCGTATGGCCGATCTTCCATTGGAGCGTGTAGATCCATCTCCACCATTTACATATTGTGGTATAGACTGCTTTGGTCCCTTTCACACCAAAGAAGGACGAAAGATGCACAAGAGATACGGCCTCCTTTTGACATGCCTTTGCTGTCGAGCCGTCCACATTGAAATGTTGACCGACATGTCAACAGATGCCTTCATTAACGGCCTTCGCAGTTTTATTGCTATAAGAGGAACTGTGCGTCAGATACGGTGTGACCAGGGAAGTAATTTTGTCGGCGCTAAAAACGAACTGAGTCATGCTCTAAAGCAAGTGGATGACAAGCGCTTGGCTGTCTTCTTGGCTAAAAACCAGTGTCATTTCATTATGAACGCTCCCCATTCAAGCCATACTGGAGGTGTCTGGGAACGACAGATCAGAACGGTCAGGAATGTTCTTCGTgccactctttctctctcagcaGGCAGGCTGGACGACGCCTCTCTGCGTACATTCTTCTACGAGGCGATGGCTATTGTGAACAATCGTCCGCTCACAGTCGACAACCTGAGTGATCCAGACAGTCCTGCACCTCTGACACCGAATCACCTGTTAACTATGAAGTCTGTGACAGCCCTACCTCCTCCTGGCAGATTCATCAGAGAGGACATGTATGCTCGCAAGAGGTGGCGTCATGTTCAGTATCTTACTGAGCAATTCTGGAGTCGCTGGAAGAGAGAGTATCTCTCTCAGATTGCCACCCGACAACGCTGGCATACTCCAAGAAGAAACTTGAAGGTCGGCGATATAGTCGTGGAGAAGGCAGATGATCTGCCACGTAATGAGTGGAGACTCGCCAAAGTCGTTGAGACAGTGACTGATACAGACGGACTAGTGAGAAGGGTGAAGATTCGTCTTGGAGACCAGAAGATTGGAAAGGAAGGACAGCGTTCTGAAAGGCCATCCATCGTTGAACGCCCAGTTCAAAAGCTGATCGTCCTCCTAGAGACTGTTTAA
- the LOC110945586 gene encoding zinc finger protein 271-like isoform X6, protein MSVRMRRLLLTISPMARRQNFMVDHEDPEPLQIKDQQEELCTSWTQSNPEFSQIKMEQEELCTSLDQLNPEFSHIKVEQEESCTSLDQSNPEFSQIKVEQEESCTSLDQSNPEFSQIKVEQEELCTSLDQSNPEFSQIKVEQEELCTSLDQSNPGLPQIKVEQDELCSRQEEELIALKQETDTFEVTPAAEESDHSEPKPNSDQLLFHISCVAESPDQEGCKDVDSGSTSCMEQKPRHQSDSSHSNDVDNAPTSLRQCDNDKARKSATCKVCGKSFRDKSVLIIHHRTHTGEKPYSCGTCGKSFSRRDNLTTHMRLHTGEKPYSCGTCGKGFSQRDSLTKHMRLHTGEKPYSCGTCGKGFIQRAHLTKHMRLHTGEKPYSCGTCGKSFIQRRSLTAHMRLHTGEKPYSCGTCGKSFSRRTILTKHMRRHTGEKPYSCGTCGKSFSRQCSLTDHMRCHTGEKPYSCGTCGKSFSRRRSLTDHMRLHTGEKPCSCETCGKSFSRRSHLNAHMRCHTGEKPYSCGTCGKSFSCRTNLTKHMRRHTGEKPYSCGTCGKSFSQRTHLTKHMRCHTGEKPYSCGTCGKSFSHQTYLTVHLRCHTGEKPYSCGTCGKSFSHRTNFTKHMRRHTGEKPYSCGTCGKSFSQGTILTDHMRCHTGEKPYSCGTCGKSFTLRTNLTKHMRRHTGEKPYSCGTCGKSFSQRIHLTAHMTCHTSEKPYSCGTCGKSFSHWTHLTAHMTCHTSEKPYSCGTCGKSFSRWTYLTDHMRRHTGEKPYSCGTCGKSFSQRTILTAHMRCHTGEKPYSCGTCGKSFNRRSRLKAHMRIHTAEKS, encoded by the coding sequence atgtctgtgagaatgagaagactgttgttgaccatcagccccatgGCCAGGAGACAAAACTTCATGGTGGAccatgaggacccagagcctctacagattaaagatcagcaggaggaactctgcaccagttggacccaatcaaacccagagttttctcaaattaaaatggaacaggaagaattgtgcaccagtctggaccaattaaACCCAGAGTTTTCTCAcattaaagtggaacaggaagaatcgtgcaccagtctggaccaatcaaacccagagttttctcaaattaaagtggaacaggaagaatcgtgcaccagtctggaccaatcaaacccagagttttctcaaattaaagtggaacaggaggaattgtgcaccagtctggaccaatcaaaTCCAGAATTTTctcaaattaaagtggaacaggaggaattgtgcaccagtctggaccaatcaaatccagggttaccacaaattaaagtggaacaggatgaactctgctccagacaggaggaagagttaattgcattgaaacaggagactgatacctttgaggtgactcctgctgctgaggaaagtgaccacagtgaaccaaaaccaaacagtgatcagctcctgtttcacatctcttgtgtagctgagagcccagatcaggaaggatGCAAGGATGTAGACTCAGGATCTACTAGCTGTATGGAGCagaaaccaagacatcagagtgacagcagtcacagtaatgatgtagacaatgctccaACGTCACTGAGACAGTGTGACAAtgacaaggcaagaaaatctGCAACATGCAAGGtctgtggaaaatcttttagggataaatcagttttaataatacatcacagaacccacacaggtgagaagccgtattcttgtggaacctgtggaaaaagctttagtcgacgGGACAATTTGACGACACACATGAgacttcacacaggtgagaagccgtattcttgtggaacctgtgggaAAGGCTTCAGTCAACGGGACTCTTTGACTAAACACATGAgacttcacacaggtgagaagccatattcttgtggaacctgtgggaAAGGCTTCATTCAACGGGCCCATTTGACTAAACACATGAgacttcacacaggtgagaagccatattcttgtggaacctgtggaaaaagcttcattCAACGGCGCtctttgactgcccacatgagacttcacacaggtgagaagccttattcttgtggaacctgtggaaaaagcttcagtcgtCGGACCATTTTGACTAAACACatgagacgtcacacaggtgagaagccatattcttgtggaacctgtggaaaaagcttcagtcgaCAGTGCtctttgactgaccacatgagatgtcacacaggtgagaagccttattcttgtggaacctgtggaaaaagcttcagtcgaCGGCGCtctttgactgaccacatgagacttcacacaggtgagaagccatgttcttgtgaaacctgtggaaaaagctttagtcgacgGTCCCATTTGAAtgcccacatgagatgtcacacaggtgagaagccgtattcttgtggaacctgtggaaaaagcttcagttgtCGGACCAATTTGACTAAACACatgagacgtcacacaggtgagaagccatattcttgtggaacctgtggaaaaagcttcagtcaacggacCCATTTGACTAaacacatgagatgtcacacaggtgagaagccatattcttgtggaacctgtggaaaaagcttcagtcatcAGACCTATTTGACTGTCCACTtaagatgtcacacaggtgagaagccatattcttgtggaacctgtggaaaaagcttcagtcatcGGACCAATTTCACTAAACACATGcgacgtcacacaggtgagaagccatattcttgtggaacatgtggaaaaagcttcagtcaaggGACCAttttgactgaccacatgagatgtcacacaggtgagaagccatattcttgtggaacctgtggaaaaagctttactCTTCGGACCAATTTGACTAAACACatgagacgtcacacaggtgagaagccatattcttgtggaacctgtggaaaaagcttcagtcaacggatCCATTTGACTGCCCATATGACATGTCACACAagtgagaagccgtattcttgtggaacctgtggaaaaagcttcagtcactGGACCCATTTGACTGCCCATATGACATGTCACACaagtgagaagccatattcttgtggaacctgtggaaaaagcttcagtcgtTGGACCTatttgactgaccacatgagacgtcacacaggtgagaagccatattcttgtggaacctgtggaaaaagcttcagtcaacggaccattttgactgcccacatgagatgtcacacaggtgagaagccgtattcttgtggaacctgtggaaaaagcttcaaccGTCGTTCTCGATTAAAagcccacatgagaatccacacagctgagaagtcatga
- the LOC127530333 gene encoding uncharacterized protein K02A2.6-like has protein sequence MRWREPCTVNMVRVMNVDESSDGFWTKAKLEGHSVKMQIDTGSKASLVSYKIYRKCMKHLPLRPSNTTFRAYMGHPVHMKGMTDVLVQCNNQTVRLPVYVTNKNYAAIMGRVWLKKICLNWQEVRKLSPNSAQLQVILEKHEEVFREELGSMKDITVKLHVKPGSKPVFLKARPVPYAIRPKVEADLVAMVKNGVLESVTTSEWATPIVPVPKKDGGVRTCGDFKVTLNPVLTVEQYPLPLIDDLFAGLSGGEKFSKIDLSQAYLQMHVEEQSREMLTTNTHKGLFRYCRLPFGITSAPAMFQQSIDQILSGLPGVQCYLNDILCTGANDEEQLRNLDATLKMAERTWLESSQGQMRVL, from the coding sequence atgcgctggcgagaaccctgtacAGTAAATATGGTACGGGTAATGAATGTGGATGAGAGCTCAGATGGGTTTTGGACGAAAGCAAAGTTGGAAGGGCATTCAGTGAAAATGCAAATAGACACTGGATCGAAGGCTTCACTAGTGTCTTATAAGATATACCGAAAATGTATGAAACATCTTCCACTGCGTCCCTCCAACACAACCTTCAGAGCATACATGGGACACCCAGTGCACATGAAAGGAATGACAGATGTACTGGTACAGTGCAACAACCAAACTGTGAGACTTCCAGTTTATGTCACCAACAAAAACTATGCCGCCATAATGGGGCGTGTGtggctaaaaaaaatctgccttaACTGGCAAGAAGTGAGGAAGCTGTCACCCAACTCCGCTCAACTGCAGGTGATACTGGAAAAACATGAAGAGGTCTTTCGTGAGGAATTAGGCAGCATGAAAGATATCACAGTGAAGTTACATGTAAAACCTGGAAGCAAACCTGTGTTTTTGAAGGCGAGACCAGTACCATATGCTATTAGACCAAAGGTGGAAGCTGATCTGGTTGCCATGGTCAAGAACGGGGTTTTAGAGTCTGTGACAACAAGTGAGTGGGCCACACCCATTGTTCCAGTGCCGAAAAAGGATGGTGGTGTCCGGACCTGTGGGGACTTTAAGGTGACCCTTAATCCTGTTCTAACAGTAGAGCAGTATCCCCTTCCCCTGATTGATGACTTATTTGCAGGACTGAGTGGAGGagaaaaatttagcaaaatagaTCTCAGCCAAGCTTACTTGCAAATGCATGTGGAGGAGCAGTCACGTGAAATGTTGACTACAAACACTCATAAAGGACTTTTCAGGTACTGCAGATTGCCTTTTGGCATCACCTCTGCCCCGGCAATGTTTCAGCAGTCAATAGATCAGATCCTCAGTGGCCTGCCAGGAGTGCAATGCTACCTTAATGATATACTTTGCACAGGAGCAAACGATGAGGAGCAGCTTCGCAACTTGGATGCTACCTTAAAAATGGCTGAAAGAACATGGCTTGAGAGTTCGCAAGGACAAATGCGAGTTCTTTAA